The following proteins are co-located in the Hemiscyllium ocellatum isolate sHemOce1 chromosome 34, sHemOce1.pat.X.cur, whole genome shotgun sequence genome:
- the LOC132832304 gene encoding regulator of G-protein signaling 9-binding protein-like, protein MPIQSSKVADEGTANSARDREECRALVDSLSKVTGCYRHLATGLGGSADCSNLRDELRLTREKSQEVAGLLRNKLTAVLRDKALGKEERAEMERLWVIFSSNLESFQMDMCKVLELGQGFPLSGSEKPLIQTGVSGGTSGVAARALSVQNLAQDTALNVERLELQELQEHIDKVDEMMENMEMKVNVLRWTVEAKGDAYHSVLSTDASSMALLSEEGETRRHGRCCDREKCLMSVLFCTVALIAVGLSVCVVNLS, encoded by the coding sequence ATGCCGATCCAAAGCAGCAAGGTGGCAGATGAGGGCACTGCGAACTCAGCCAGGGACAGGGAGGAGTGCAGGGCGCTGGTGGACTCGCTCAGCAAAGTGACCGGCTGCTACAGGCACCTGGCCACCGGGCTCGGGGGCTCGGCGGACTGCAGCAACCTGAGGGACGAGCTGAGGTTAACCCGGGAGAAGAGCCAGGAGGTGGCCGGGCTCCTCCGGAACAAACTGACGGCGGTGCTCCGGGACAAGGCGCTGGGCAAGGAGGAGCGAGCCGAGATGGAGCGCCTCTGGGTCATCTTCTCCTCCAACCTGGAGAGCTTTCAGATGGACATGTGCAAGGTGTTGGAGCTGGGCCAGGGCTTCCCCCTGTCGGGCAGCGAGAAGCCCCTGATCCAGACCGGGGTGTCCGGGGGAACCTCCGGGGTGGCAGCCCGGGCTCTGAGCGTCCAGAATCTAGCCCAGGACACCGCGCTGAATGTGGAGAGGCTGGAGCTGCAGGAGCTGCAGGAGCACATCGACAAGGTGGACGAGATGATGGAGAACATGGAGATGAAAGTCAACGTGCTGAGGTGGACGGTGGAAGCAAAGGGAGACGCGTACCACTCGGTGCTGAGCACAGACGCCTCCTCGATGGCCCTGCTGTCAGAGGAGGGGGAGACGCGGCGCCACGGCCGGTGTTGTGACCGTGAGAAGTGTCTTATGTCGGTGCTGTTCTGCACAGTGGCTCTGATAGCTGTGGGcttgtcagtgtgtgtggtgaACCTTTCATGA